AACAGCATGCCATTGGGATGTTGGCAGCAAGAAGATGGGTCTTGGGACAACGGAATTCCACGTGAATTTCATCAGTGTTCAGAGCAGAATGATTACAAAGATGTTTATGAAGTCTGGCAACAACCTCAGAAGGCAAATTATGGAAGAAATATGTCGCCGCAGAAGGGAAGGTATAATGAAAAAGTTAACGAGAAGAAGATGACTCTTGTTCGTCAGAAGTTCATGGAAGCGAAACGCTTGGCTACCGATGAGAGGCTTCGCCAGTCCAAGGAGTTCCAAGATGCACTTGACGTATTAAGTTCCAATAGAGAATTGTTCCTCAAGTTTCTGCAAGAACCTAATTCCTTATTTTCTCAGCATCTACATGAATTACAATCTATTCCTCCCCAGCCTACTGAGACAAAGCGGATCACTGTTCTCAGACCTTCAAAGATGGTTTCTAGTGAAAAATTATCAGGCATAGGGGACAAGAATGATGAACAGACAAAGAAATCAGCTCAGGTCAGTCAAGCAGCTGCATGGGACAAAGGCCACCATGGATACTCTCCTACTATTGTTGATCAGGAAGTTGATGGATATCCGGCTCCACCAACTCGGATAGTGGTATTAAGACCTAGCCCTGGGAAGGCTAATGACATTAAGGCTGTGGTTTCTTCACCCACCTCATCACCAAGAGTTTTACATGGTGAAAACTTCTACGAGGAACCTGAAGATGATGAGGAGCGAGAATCAAGAGAAGTTGCAAAGGAGATCACACATAAGATGCATGATAATTTGATGGGTCATCGGAGggacaaaactttgatttcctCTGTATTTTCCAATGGCCATATCGGCGATGAAAGTTCATTTTACAAATCAGACCATGAATATGCAGGAGGAAATCTCAGTGATTCTGAAGTTATGTCGCCATCTTCCAGGCATTCATGGGATTACGTCAATAGGTTTGGCAGCCCTTTTTCTTCGTCCTCCTTCAGCCGCATGTCATGTTCGCCAGAATCATCCGTTTGCAGAGAGGCAAAGAAGCGACTTTCTGAAAGATGGGCAATGATGGCACTAAATGGGAATCCTCAGGAACAAAGACATGCTCGGAGGAGCTCTAGTACACTGGGAGAGATGCTTGCCCTTTCAGAGATAAAGAAGCCAGAAAGATCTGAGGATGACAGTATTCAGAAGGAACAAGACCCAAGGGAATCAGTTTCATGCTTGCCTATTGATTCTAGAAAAGAAGAAGGTGCTGTTGATCCTCCCAGAAGTCTTTTGAGGTCAAAATCTCTCCCTGTATCTTCTACAGTATATGGTGGCGGGGTCAATGTTCAAGTTTCAGATCCCGAAGCTGTAAAGACAGATGTTCCCAAAGAGCTAACAAAGGCAAAGAGCATGAAATCATCGCTAAAAGGGAAAGTCTCAAGTTTATTTTTCTCCAGAAATAAGAAATCAAATAAAGGGAAATCTAGCGAATCTCAATCTGCCCTTGCTGAACCACCAAATTCTCTGGTTCCTCCTGGCATAATTAGTGGTGATGCATCTCAGTGTGCTAATGATGGTGGTTTTGAAGGTTGTCTGTCTCCTGCTTTATTTGGATATTTAGGAAAAGAATCTCCACATGTAACAAGCATGGGACAAAACCAAGGCACCGTTCCACGCGAGGTAGTTCAATCTTTCGTTTTCATCTGCTATTAGTACTTGCCCTCTTTATTGTTGCAAATCCtcctccaaaacaaaaaaattaaaactcatAGGATTTATGTTGTTTGACCTGGCTCTGGGGCAACCTATTCGAAATGTTGATGCCTATGTTTGTGATATGCATTGTAATTGTCACAATGGAATGATTGGCATGGAAAAACCATAAATGCTGATGCCTATGTTGGTGGTTTTTCTTAAAACCTGAGTTATTCAGTGTCTTATTGTCATCACATGGATGgtttatttgatttgtttttcgcTTCAAATTTTGCAGGCAGGGTTGTGTGTGGCAAAGCATGTGGTGCCCGGTTGTGTTGGTGAGAATCCGGATCAACCAAGTCCAATATCAGTTCTAGAACCACCGTTCGAAGAGGATGACAATTCAGCCCGGGAATCCTCCGTGCATTTGAAGCAAGACCACctaggtctctctctctctgtaattactttttattgctttttccTTAATTTCCTCATTAAATATTCTCTAATTTCATAACttttttttgtggtaaaacAGGTAGACTTCTCAAGTCTAACTTGATTGACAAATCACCACTTATAGGATCAATTGCGCGGACGCTGTCATGGGATGAGTCTTGTGCAGAGACAGCCACACCATATCTATTAAAATCCCCTTCGGTTTCAACtgaggaggaagaacaagacTGGCATGCCACTGTCCAGACTCTTTTATCCGCAGCTGGCCTAGACGGCGAGGTGCAGTGCGACTCCTTTTTCGCAATATGGCATTCGCTTGATAGTCCTTTGGACCCGTCTCTGAGAGACAAGTACTCCAACCTAAGTGACAAAGAGCCTCTGCATGAGGCTAAACGAAGGCGATTGCGATCAAGTCAGAAGCTTGTATTCGACTGCGTGAATGCAGCCTTGATGGACATCACCGGTCATGGGTCCGACAGCTGCTCAAGGACCACGTCATGCAGCGGGGCCCATGACAGGTTCGTAGAGGGTGA
This genomic stretch from Pyrus communis chromosome 2, drPyrComm1.1, whole genome shotgun sequence harbors:
- the LOC137725247 gene encoding uncharacterized protein isoform X2 — translated: MSGMQIGKALNADKPSPGCLGRMVNLFDLGNGVSGNKLLTDKPHRDGSSLSRSQSDVATMLGPPPFGDHIDDKVIVSELRRSSSNNKASGTPIKILLDREMSKEVVSKKNPPNLVAKLMGLDALPLEQSDSASQRSHTNSYSQGTNNSMPLGCWQQEDGSWDNGIPREFHQCSEQNDYKDVYEVWQQPQKANYGRNMSPQKGRYNEKVNEKKMTLVRQKFMEAKRLATDERLRQSKEFQDALDVLSSNRELFLKFLQEPNSLFSQHLHELQSIPPQPTETKRITVLRPSKMVSSEKLSGIGDKNDEQTKKSAQVSQAAAWDKGHHGYSPTIVDQEVDGYPAPPTRIVVLRPSPGKANDIKAVVSSPTSSPRVLHGENFYEEPEDDEERESREVAKEITHKMHDNLMGHRRDKTLISSVFSNGHIGDESSFYKSDHEYAGGNLSDSEVMSPSSRHSWDYVNRFGSPFSSSSFSRMSCSPESSVCREAKKRLSERWAMMALNGNPQEQRHARRSSSTLGEMLALSEIKKPERSEDDSIQKEQDPRESVSCLPIDSRKEEGAVDPPRSLLRSKSLPVSSTVYGGGVNVQVSDPEAVKTDVPKELTKAKSMKSSLKGKVSSLFFSRNKKSNKGKSSESQSALAEPPNSLVPPGIISGDASQCANDGGFEGCLSPALFGYLGKESPHVTSMGQNQGTVPREAGLCVAKHVVPGCVGENPDQPSPISVLEPPFEEDDNSARESSVHLKQDHLGRLLKSNLIDKSPLIGSIARTLSWDESCAETATPYLLKSPSVSTEEEEQDWHATVQTLLSAAGLDGEVQCDSFFAIWHSLDSPLDPSLRDKYSNLSDKEPLHEAKRRRLRSSQKLVFDCVNAALMDITGHGSDSCSRTTSCSGAHDRFVEGDSPLLADRVWARMKEWFSDEVRCVSDGGGDINGLVVERVVESVVKKEVVGKGWSEHMRLEIDNLGRGIEGKLLEELVEEAVVGLTGRT
- the LOC137725247 gene encoding uncharacterized protein isoform X1; this translates as MSGMQIGKALNADKPSPGCLGRMVNLFDLGNGVSGNKLLTDKPHRDVLVGSSLSRSQSDVATMLGPPPFGDHIDDKVIVSELRRSSSNNKASGTPIKILLDREMSKEVVSKKNPPNLVAKLMGLDALPLEQSDSASQRSHTNSYSQGTNNSMPLGCWQQEDGSWDNGIPREFHQCSEQNDYKDVYEVWQQPQKANYGRNMSPQKGRYNEKVNEKKMTLVRQKFMEAKRLATDERLRQSKEFQDALDVLSSNRELFLKFLQEPNSLFSQHLHELQSIPPQPTETKRITVLRPSKMVSSEKLSGIGDKNDEQTKKSAQVSQAAAWDKGHHGYSPTIVDQEVDGYPAPPTRIVVLRPSPGKANDIKAVVSSPTSSPRVLHGENFYEEPEDDEERESREVAKEITHKMHDNLMGHRRDKTLISSVFSNGHIGDESSFYKSDHEYAGGNLSDSEVMSPSSRHSWDYVNRFGSPFSSSSFSRMSCSPESSVCREAKKRLSERWAMMALNGNPQEQRHARRSSSTLGEMLALSEIKKPERSEDDSIQKEQDPRESVSCLPIDSRKEEGAVDPPRSLLRSKSLPVSSTVYGGGVNVQVSDPEAVKTDVPKELTKAKSMKSSLKGKVSSLFFSRNKKSNKGKSSESQSALAEPPNSLVPPGIISGDASQCANDGGFEGCLSPALFGYLGKESPHVTSMGQNQGTVPREAGLCVAKHVVPGCVGENPDQPSPISVLEPPFEEDDNSARESSVHLKQDHLGRLLKSNLIDKSPLIGSIARTLSWDESCAETATPYLLKSPSVSTEEEEQDWHATVQTLLSAAGLDGEVQCDSFFAIWHSLDSPLDPSLRDKYSNLSDKEPLHEAKRRRLRSSQKLVFDCVNAALMDITGHGSDSCSRTTSCSGAHDRFVEGDSPLLADRVWARMKEWFSDEVRCVSDGGGDINGLVVERVVESVVKKEVVGKGWSEHMRLEIDNLGRGIEGKLLEELVEEAVVGLTGRT